A window from Listeria seeligeri serovar 1/2b str. SLCC3954 encodes these proteins:
- a CDS encoding DUF2975 domain-containing protein: MKLKRLQKMSYLLHITLKIFSIGTIVMLISSVLMKLLNKNNVSINMVNENEYTFLNFQTEFIPGSDTEQYKETEQWILLGIAIFSFIILAVLLWMASMIFKDLATNFEPFSEIEIIRLRRISQLLLIYSLVPQILYSILHTIIIPGYYFSFGLNMSLLFAIIFYCLTEIFRYGAFLQKESDETL, from the coding sequence ATGAAACTAAAACGACTGCAAAAAATGAGTTACTTGCTGCATATTACCCTTAAAATATTTTCGATAGGAACGATAGTAATGCTAATATCAAGCGTGCTTATGAAACTTCTAAATAAGAATAACGTTTCTATTAATATGGTAAATGAAAATGAATATACTTTTTTAAATTTCCAAACAGAATTTATTCCAGGTTCAGATACTGAACAATATAAGGAAACTGAGCAGTGGATTTTGCTTGGAATTGCAATATTTTCATTTATTATTCTTGCTGTTTTACTTTGGATGGCAAGTATGATTTTTAAAGATTTAGCAACAAATTTTGAACCATTTAGTGAAATAGAAATAATTAGATTGAGACGTATTTCACAATTATTACTTATTTATTCACTAGTACCGCAAATTTTGTATTCAATACTACATACGATAATTATTCCAGGTTATTATTTTTCATTCGGCCTTAATATGTCATTATTATTTGCAATTATTTTTTATTGTTTAACTGAAATTTTTAGGTATGGCGCATTTTTGCAAAAAGAATCTGATGAAACTTTATGA
- a CDS encoding helix-turn-helix domain-containing protein, which translates to MAIVLRLDRIMADRKMSLNQLSKEVGVANVNLSKIKTGKVSAIRFSTLNEICKVLECQPGDILEYVDDVVLEK; encoded by the coding sequence ATGGCAATTGTATTGAGGCTAGATCGTATAATGGCCGACCGTAAAATGTCTTTAAATCAATTATCTAAAGAAGTTGGAGTTGCTAATGTAAACTTGTCGAAAATAAAAACTGGTAAAGTAAGTGCGATTAGATTTTCGACGTTAAATGAAATATGTAAAGTACTAGAATGCCAGCCTGGAGATATTTTGGAATATGTCGATGATGTAGTGTTGGAAAAGTAA
- a CDS encoding DUF4926 domain-containing protein has protein sequence MKFQEYDIVRVLKNYKNNVKKGDVGAVVIVFTEPNEAYEVEFLDEKGYHKAQYTLLPDDLDKVQSRN, from the coding sequence ATGAAGTTTCAAGAGTATGATATAGTTCGAGTACTAAAGAATTATAAAAATAATGTAAAAAAAGGTGATGTTGGTGCTGTTGTTATAGTATTTACAGAGCCTAATGAAGCTTATGAAGTTGAATTTCTTGATGAGAAAGGTTACCATAAAGCTCAATATACACTATTGCCAGATGATTTAGACAAAGTGCAAAGTAGGAATTAA
- a CDS encoding DUF6883 domain-containing protein has translation MATVLGDLDVYGQRYTVDMSITGPNGKAKTVRTGWIIKPNSTSPELTTIYVK, from the coding sequence ATTGCCACTGTTTTAGGGGATTTAGATGTTTACGGACAGCGATATACTGTTGATATGTCAATAACCGGACCCAATGGAAAAGCAAAAACAGTGCGTACAGGATGGATAATCAAACCAAATTCTACTAGTCCTGAGTTAACTACAATCTATGTAAAATAA
- a CDS encoding uracil-DNA glycosylase family protein gives MTFANQILQFNEELAHKTFHLPDGFKVINPYKGNQKQQLKEITTAFYQKYYNDTKPRRIILGSSPARKGSAVTGVPFEDAKHLQSETSIFIDEFYINKSSSGFLYDVINNYGGCEKFYADFYMNFVFPLGLARTNSKGNEVNCNYYENKKLQEILRPFIINTIRSQLDFGIDTSVCYCIGSGENYTFLSQLNDENHFFTKIIPLEHPRFITQYNSKNKDKYMEKYMKALRE, from the coding sequence ATGACTTTTGCAAATCAGATATTACAATTCAACGAAGAACTTGCACATAAAACATTTCATTTACCTGATGGATTTAAAGTGATTAATCCATACAAAGGAAATCAAAAACAGCAATTAAAAGAAATAACGACTGCATTTTATCAAAAATATTATAACGACACTAAACCACGTCGGATAATCCTCGGAAGTTCACCTGCACGAAAAGGATCAGCCGTGACCGGGGTTCCATTCGAAGACGCTAAGCACCTCCAAAGCGAAACAAGTATTTTTATTGATGAGTTTTATATAAATAAGTCATCATCGGGATTTTTATATGATGTTATTAACAATTATGGTGGCTGCGAGAAATTTTATGCTGATTTTTATATGAATTTTGTTTTTCCACTTGGACTTGCGAGAACAAATTCTAAGGGAAATGAAGTCAATTGCAATTACTATGAAAATAAAAAATTACAAGAAATTTTGCGCCCATTTATTATAAATACCATTCGCAGTCAACTAGATTTTGGAATAGACACATCAGTATGCTACTGCATTGGAAGCGGAGAAAATTATACTTTTTTATCCCAACTAAATGATGAAAATCACTTTTTTACTAAAATTATCCCATTAGAACACCCACGCTTTATAACACAATACAATTCAAAAAATAAGGATAAGTATATGGAGAAATATATGAAGGCTTTACGTGAATAA
- a CDS encoding LapB repeat-containing protein has protein sequence MIRKIFTGFLAVAILAQATVGPTYTIANATETETNANVQMQATSENTGLANNEIIIENSIKDQVYTLALPKQLQLDTKKTTKNVTYDKTKNEITITRTGSKISLFLIASEEGTYELELKEDAKTVTSLNLVVKNQEDKTSKKEKVAGNNILGTDLLKGEAVSDKLSLQAEASKTTLTNYTEQMTVSYSINFLDGAATLKDGKLVIDFTGSGLEPVNYPKNTSENANVKSASYSSTTDKLTINLVNNIPSGAPFDIPVVVRASYDAMPGTPMDLNATLSAGNNSGETYDAVEKAVSVTFAASGEYQAYEPITAGDNSWDFPKNDISFSLMPGGYNITWPQLTKKSTGNKSFKNLKLEYIKENGASVHNITMTGLNIIKPGEYWSSLSAVNGNPVEISNTAEKQVVEFGPINANLYNKVQLTISSKVPTTAVPGTVYTGTVNVYDEDVFVTTIKVKTTVPSPKTTIEVDSEVSNTTIAENDTIEWGFTPKITSSMSGVNDLQIVAPIPEGLKTLSFTPNNNNLTSIKKLEYYQDGAWNTMAANTPSGWDLSKINQSNHRIEKLRFTYRDNILTTSDLPPYSPGTIRLQNTGVKAGESFTLQPETITYTDFDQTSKTIDTTTSALKKTIQVVEPTTEPAQINGYVFYPSSVSYSGKEFGSTIFFNGDTISQSVRLGNYANKLANPYIFVIAPKGMDVSLLKNFIQQPYNSEINYTYAPNNGLNTIYPKSSADVSGEEKLADGSTLLYWEAPDTSLSPGVKNCEMLSIDLAFKLNKVSSGEKRIEFGMGSMTDSSWTVNGAGNTGLTTKTLPSELQAKLPGVTSSKYLSTTMTANVGISNSLETKMKIKGSQDEKLVDVSTTTATTIPGKKVDYNLSFKNNGTKSMNNLEIIDILPYVGDQYVLGTGDRGSQFSVIPTSEIDVLINGKKSDTATVEYSTSTEPERFNIDGEDVSGAAWQMTAPTNMADVKSFRIKLPNTEFKVGDQIDLNFEGVVPTDAPRDGEIAYNSVAYRVDKETASGTTKLASEPPRGGVKSTTPATDLSLAGNSFIDLNKNGVQDTGENGLNSVQLDLYKENDGEFEKVETVYTSADSANQINGLFNFVGFSNGTYKIAAHLPNKNAEFITNGDSKVVIDSEDSSIGWLTKNGATEFTIDDLANGNPKFITDLQLPIYMSTPVQGSIIFMNKTGERKITSYGEGYQVALLDKEGHEVKSAVTTNNKGVFSFKDVVIQSPVDYKLQVTAPSGTKFVYAPQNTIFNSTTGTYELNNLTPGVGSTAEIYITDNDLPTTDIQLDSVISPKTITIDSKDAATEVSNKWTVETSNGTLVYEGIGNSIRIPNDEGTYIAKNTATDEAGNTTTDEKSFDIDNTAPVLSMNSDATVEVNSTEAAMDWVNPLTVTATDAHDGNINPTIDYRQVVWDKLGTYPVTVTASDTTGNQSTQTVNIQVVDTIAPTILVTNHSLTYTVEAMRTMTEQDLLNAAGLVGGDNYDLAPGQAPEPNKMPMVFTSDFNTVFSNISTVKKGAYQVQVNLMDSSHNQAIPQTISVQVVDTKAPTLTADDVTYHVNASKTETDFLQDAHVQATDDNDASNDLTITTDFTTKVDLTKPGKYDVTVNATDSSGNTGTKKVIVQVEKDKPVISAAKEMTYQGKTNVTEAKFLSDIQATVTDELDEDVQVTSNFSKKVNQNKVGTYEVTLNAEDSYGNKANPVTVYVQIENKIAPTFQHAIDQTIEATDKQLDLSNIFGIKAMDYMTGESLKITYTPEQPIKGNVPGTYNVKVTTKDTAGNIAETTVTLTIIDTTGPNLTAEKATKQLEVNMKAPNWLTFFGIKANDIVDGDETNQVAVNASEVNLAKLGTYHVYFTVTDKSGNKANTLTTTIQIVDTTLPELMIAKDKINYPKGKAISETKFLQDIGASATDNNGPVTITTNLSKVVNWNQAGTYKVTVTATDSTGNVAEKTIQVTIKGDDSAIAITPNNKGNNQGKGSSSIKNEKNMPETGDRWSTELLFIGIMLLFAGIWLFGRKKTKTK, from the coding sequence ATGATTAGAAAGATTTTTACAGGTTTTTTAGCAGTTGCAATATTAGCACAAGCAACTGTTGGACCTACTTACACTATCGCAAATGCAACCGAAACAGAAACAAACGCCAATGTTCAAATGCAAGCTACTTCAGAAAATACTGGATTAGCTAATAACGAAATCATTATCGAAAATTCAATAAAGGATCAAGTCTACACGTTAGCTTTACCAAAACAACTTCAATTGGATACAAAAAAAACAACGAAGAATGTCACTTATGATAAAACCAAAAATGAAATAACAATCACCAGGACAGGAAGTAAAATCTCATTATTTTTGATTGCATCTGAAGAGGGAACTTACGAATTAGAACTTAAAGAAGATGCAAAAACTGTCACAAGTCTTAACTTGGTTGTTAAAAATCAAGAAGACAAAACCTCCAAAAAAGAAAAAGTAGCGGGAAATAATATACTTGGAACAGACTTGTTAAAAGGCGAGGCAGTTTCAGATAAGCTTTCTCTTCAAGCTGAAGCGAGCAAAACTACGCTAACGAACTACACCGAACAAATGACTGTCAGCTATTCCATTAATTTTCTTGATGGAGCAGCTACTTTAAAAGATGGGAAGCTTGTGATTGATTTTACTGGATCCGGTCTAGAGCCAGTAAACTATCCTAAGAACACTTCTGAAAATGCAAATGTAAAATCCGCTTCCTATAGCTCGACCACGGATAAACTAACCATTAATTTGGTCAATAATATTCCCAGCGGAGCCCCGTTTGATATCCCCGTTGTAGTGCGCGCTAGCTATGATGCTATGCCCGGGACGCCAATGGATTTAAACGCTACACTTTCTGCTGGTAACAATAGTGGGGAAACATACGATGCTGTTGAAAAAGCCGTGAGTGTTACTTTTGCTGCAAGTGGGGAGTATCAAGCATATGAACCGATAACTGCCGGCGATAATAGCTGGGATTTCCCTAAAAATGATATATCTTTTTCGCTTATGCCAGGAGGATATAATATCACTTGGCCTCAACTTACAAAAAAAAGTACAGGAAACAAAAGTTTTAAAAATCTGAAACTAGAATATATCAAAGAAAATGGAGCAAGCGTCCATAATATTACTATGACAGGTCTAAACATAATTAAACCTGGTGAATATTGGTCTTCTTTGAGTGCCGTTAATGGGAATCCAGTCGAAATTAGTAACACTGCTGAAAAACAAGTAGTGGAATTTGGTCCTATTAATGCAAACTTATACAATAAAGTTCAATTAACCATATCATCAAAAGTGCCTACAACAGCTGTGCCTGGAACTGTTTATACAGGAACGGTTAATGTATACGATGAAGATGTTTTCGTGACAACGATTAAAGTGAAAACAACTGTTCCCAGCCCTAAAACAACTATCGAGGTAGATAGTGAAGTTTCTAATACCACTATCGCAGAGAACGATACCATCGAATGGGGATTTACACCTAAAATAACTTCCTCTATGTCTGGAGTGAATGACCTACAAATCGTCGCACCAATACCAGAAGGACTAAAAACACTTTCTTTCACCCCAAATAATAATAATCTTACTTCCATTAAAAAATTAGAATATTACCAAGACGGCGCGTGGAATACTATGGCCGCAAATACACCCAGTGGTTGGGATTTATCTAAAATTAATCAGTCTAATCACCGAATTGAAAAATTGCGATTTACCTATAGAGATAACATCTTAACGACAAGTGATTTACCTCCGTATTCACCAGGAACGATTCGTCTTCAAAATACTGGTGTAAAAGCTGGAGAATCTTTTACACTGCAACCAGAAACAATTACCTATACTGATTTTGATCAAACTAGTAAAACAATTGATACAACTACGAGCGCTTTAAAAAAGACTATCCAAGTTGTGGAGCCAACTACTGAACCAGCACAAATAAATGGTTATGTATTTTATCCTTCTTCTGTAAGCTATTCTGGGAAAGAGTTTGGCAGTACTATTTTCTTTAACGGCGATACAATTTCCCAGTCCGTTCGTCTTGGAAATTATGCAAATAAATTAGCAAACCCCTATATTTTTGTTATTGCACCAAAAGGGATGGATGTAAGTCTATTAAAAAACTTTATTCAACAACCCTATAACAGTGAAATTAATTACACCTACGCACCAAATAATGGTTTAAATACAATTTATCCGAAAAGTTCTGCCGATGTTAGTGGTGAAGAAAAACTAGCTGATGGTTCGACATTGCTCTACTGGGAGGCGCCAGACACTAGTTTATCTCCGGGAGTCAAAAATTGTGAAATGTTAAGTATTGATCTAGCTTTCAAATTAAATAAAGTGAGTAGCGGCGAAAAGCGCATAGAATTTGGGATGGGTTCGATGACGGATTCTAGCTGGACTGTAAACGGCGCTGGTAATACAGGACTGACTACTAAAACGCTGCCTAGTGAACTGCAAGCCAAACTACCCGGCGTTACTTCTAGCAAATATTTGTCCACCACAATGACAGCAAACGTTGGGATTTCCAACAGTTTAGAAACCAAAATGAAAATTAAAGGTAGCCAAGACGAAAAATTAGTCGATGTGAGCACCACTACGGCAACCACTATTCCAGGTAAAAAAGTCGATTACAATTTAAGTTTTAAAAATAATGGAACGAAAAGTATGAATAACTTAGAAATCATTGATATCTTGCCTTATGTGGGTGATCAATATGTGCTTGGAACAGGCGACCGTGGCTCTCAGTTCTCGGTTATCCCGACAAGCGAAATCGACGTACTCATTAATGGCAAGAAAAGTGATACTGCAACGGTAGAATATTCTACCAGCACTGAACCGGAACGCTTTAACATAGACGGAGAGGATGTTTCCGGTGCAGCTTGGCAAATGACGGCACCGACGAATATGGCCGACGTCAAAAGTTTCCGCATCAAATTACCAAATACAGAATTCAAAGTTGGCGATCAAATTGACCTCAACTTTGAAGGAGTTGTGCCAACCGATGCGCCGCGTGACGGTGAAATTGCCTATAATTCCGTGGCCTACCGGGTTGATAAAGAAACTGCATCCGGGACAACTAAACTCGCTTCCGAACCACCACGAGGCGGCGTTAAAAGTACCACTCCAGCTACTGATTTAAGTCTTGCAGGAAATTCCTTCATTGACTTGAATAAAAATGGTGTACAAGATACCGGAGAAAACGGTTTAAACTCCGTACAATTAGACTTATATAAAGAAAATGACGGCGAATTCGAAAAAGTAGAAACAGTTTATACTTCTGCTGATTCCGCCAATCAGATTAACGGCTTATTTAACTTTGTTGGTTTTAGCAATGGCACATATAAAATTGCCGCTCATTTACCGAATAAAAATGCCGAATTTATCACAAATGGCGATAGTAAGGTAGTCATTGATTCTGAAGATTCGTCTATTGGTTGGCTAACAAAAAATGGGGCTACTGAATTTACAATAGATGATTTAGCAAATGGCAATCCAAAATTCATCACAGACCTCCAATTACCAATCTATATGTCTACTCCTGTACAAGGATCCATTATCTTTATGAACAAAACTGGTGAAAGAAAAATCACTTCTTATGGAGAAGGCTATCAAGTCGCACTTTTAGATAAGGAGGGCCATGAAGTGAAATCCGCTGTGACAACGAATAACAAAGGGGTGTTCTCTTTTAAAGACGTTGTTATTCAAAGCCCAGTGGACTACAAACTACAAGTAACCGCACCATCAGGGACCAAATTTGTGTATGCGCCACAGAATACCATATTTAACAGTACAACAGGGACTTATGAATTAAACAATTTAACACCTGGTGTTGGTAGTACTGCTGAAATTTATATTACCGATAATGATCTACCAACGACTGATATTCAATTAGACAGCGTCATTTCACCAAAAACTATCACGATAGATTCTAAAGATGCTGCTACAGAAGTTTCCAATAAATGGACCGTAGAAACAAGCAACGGCACATTAGTTTATGAAGGAATAGGCAACTCGATTCGAATTCCAAATGACGAAGGCACGTACATTGCTAAAAACACAGCTACAGATGAAGCAGGGAACACGACAACAGACGAAAAATCTTTTGATATCGATAATACCGCACCTGTACTTTCGATGAATTCAGATGCTACTGTCGAAGTAAACAGCACTGAGGCAGCAATGGATTGGGTCAATCCACTTACTGTAACCGCAACCGATGCCCATGACGGGAACATAAATCCGACCATTGATTATCGTCAGGTGGTTTGGGACAAATTAGGGACGTATCCAGTAACTGTAACAGCGTCAGATACAACCGGTAATCAATCGACACAAACAGTTAACATCCAAGTAGTAGACACGATTGCACCTACCATCCTAGTCACTAACCATTCGTTAACGTATACAGTTGAAGCTATGCGAACCATGACTGAACAAGACCTATTAAACGCAGCAGGCTTAGTGGGAGGCGATAACTATGACCTCGCACCAGGTCAAGCACCCGAGCCAAACAAAATGCCCATGGTCTTCACAAGTGATTTTAACACCGTATTTAGTAATATTTCTACGGTGAAAAAGGGTGCTTATCAAGTGCAGGTCAATCTAATGGATTCAAGTCACAATCAAGCTATCCCACAAACGATTTCTGTCCAAGTGGTAGATACAAAAGCGCCTACGCTAACAGCAGATGACGTGACCTATCATGTGAATGCCAGCAAAACCGAAACTGATTTTCTTCAAGATGCCCATGTCCAAGCAACAGATGATAATGATGCATCCAACGATTTAACAATCACGACCGACTTCACTACCAAAGTCGACTTAACCAAACCAGGCAAGTACGATGTCACTGTAAACGCCACGGATTCATCAGGAAATACCGGAACGAAGAAAGTTATCGTTCAAGTAGAAAAAGATAAACCAGTCATTTCTGCTGCCAAAGAAATGACCTATCAAGGAAAAACGAATGTCACCGAAGCCAAGTTCCTAAGCGACATTCAAGCAACAGTGACCGATGAATTAGATGAGGATGTTCAAGTGACTAGCAACTTTTCAAAAAAAGTGAACCAAAACAAAGTAGGAACTTATGAAGTAACGCTAAATGCGGAAGACTCCTATGGCAATAAAGCTAATCCAGTAACGGTATATGTGCAAATTGAAAACAAAATTGCACCAACTTTCCAACATGCGATAGATCAAACCATTGAAGCAACAGACAAACAACTAGATTTATCAAACATCTTTGGCATCAAAGCGATGGATTATATGACAGGAGAATCATTAAAAATCACATACACCCCAGAACAACCCATCAAAGGAAACGTTCCTGGCACATACAACGTGAAAGTGACCACCAAAGATACAGCAGGAAACATCGCAGAAACAACGGTAACCTTAACCATTATCGATACAACTGGACCAAACTTAACCGCCGAAAAAGCAACAAAACAATTAGAAGTAAATATGAAAGCACCCAACTGGCTAACGTTTTTCGGCATCAAAGCAAACGATATTGTCGATGGAGATGAGACCAATCAAGTGGCAGTAAATGCTAGTGAGGTCAATCTTGCCAAACTAGGCACATATCATGTTTACTTCACTGTTACCGACAAATCGGGTAATAAAGCTAATACGTTAACTACCACTATCCAAATTGTCGATACAACTTTACCAGAATTAATGATAGCAAAAGATAAGATCAACTATCCAAAAGGAAAAGCAATATCCGAAACAAAATTCCTGCAAGATATTGGTGCAAGTGCGACAGATAATAACGGACCTGTGACAATCACAACAAATCTATCAAAAGTAGTCAATTGGAATCAAGCAGGTACGTATAAAGTAACCGTCACTGCAACTGATTCAACCGGTAATGTTGCTGAAAAAACCATTCAAGTTACTATTAAAGGGGATGACTCAGCTATAGCCATAACTCCTAACAACAAAGGAAATAATCAAGGGAAAGGCAGTAGTTCGATTAAAAACGAAAAAAACATGCCTGAAACAGGAGATAGATGGAGTACCGAATTACTATTTATTGGTATAATGCTACTCTTCGCTGGAATCTGGTTATTCGGCAGAAAAAAAACTAAAACAAAATAA
- a CDS encoding thiolase family protein, translated as MNEVVIIDAARTPIGKFGGSLKDVSAVELGATVVKGILKRANIAPEEVDQVIFGNVLQAGLGQNVARQISIKAGIPYQVPGVTINEVCGSGLKSIMFGRQAIQLGEADIVVVGGTENMSQAPLLLNPELKDEEFNPKNLKNSMLIDGLTDVFGEYHMGITAENVAEKFAISREEQDAFAHNSQMKAARAQEKDLFEEEIIPVQLADGSFFHKDETIRANSTLEKLATLKSAFKEGGTVTAGNSSGINDGASAIILMSKEKALAENIPYLATIKVTSEVGVDPAIMGYAPYYAVNEALTKGGYSIDEIDLFHLNEAFASQSVAVARDLEIPEDKLNIYGGAIALGHPIGASGARIVVSLLNELKHENKQTGLASLCIGGGIGIALVIERV; from the coding sequence ATGAACGAAGTAGTTATAATAGATGCCGCTCGCACCCCAATTGGAAAATTTGGTGGTAGTTTGAAAGATGTAAGTGCAGTAGAATTAGGAGCAACTGTCGTCAAAGGTATTTTAAAAAGAGCTAACATTGCTCCAGAAGAAGTAGATCAAGTAATTTTTGGTAATGTGCTACAAGCTGGTCTTGGACAAAATGTGGCACGACAAATTTCGATAAAAGCAGGAATCCCATATCAAGTTCCTGGTGTAACAATCAATGAAGTTTGCGGTTCTGGACTAAAATCAATTATGTTCGGTAGACAAGCAATCCAACTAGGAGAAGCAGATATTGTTGTTGTAGGAGGGACTGAAAATATGTCCCAAGCACCGTTATTACTTAATCCTGAATTAAAAGATGAAGAGTTTAATCCAAAAAACCTAAAGAATAGCATGTTAATTGATGGCTTAACTGATGTATTTGGCGAATACCACATGGGAATTACCGCTGAAAACGTTGCAGAAAAATTTGCTATTTCTCGTGAAGAACAAGATGCATTCGCACATAATTCGCAAATGAAAGCAGCTAGAGCCCAAGAAAAAGATCTTTTTGAAGAAGAAATTATTCCAGTTCAACTTGCAGATGGCAGTTTTTTCCACAAAGATGAAACAATTCGTGCTAATTCGACTTTAGAAAAGCTTGCTACACTAAAAAGCGCTTTTAAAGAAGGTGGAACGGTAACAGCAGGGAACTCATCTGGTATTAACGATGGCGCTTCTGCCATTATTTTGATGTCTAAAGAAAAAGCATTAGCAGAAAACATTCCTTATTTAGCGACAATTAAGGTCACATCCGAAGTCGGTGTTGATCCTGCAATTATGGGATATGCGCCATATTACGCTGTTAATGAAGCTCTAACAAAAGGTGGCTACTCGATTGATGAAATAGATTTATTCCATCTTAATGAGGCGTTTGCTTCTCAATCTGTTGCCGTTGCTAGAGACCTTGAAATCCCAGAAGACAAATTAAATATCTACGGAGGTGCTATTGCGCTAGGGCACCCAATTGGCGCTTCAGGAGCTCGTATTGTTGTATCATTATTAAATGAACTAAAACACGAAAACAAACAAACTGGCCTTGCCTCACTATGCATCGGTGGCGGAATAGGAATTGCGTTGGTTATTGAGAGAGTATAA
- a CDS encoding hydroxymethylglutaryl-CoA synthase, whose protein sequence is MKIGIDKIGFYTPAFYVDMVELAEARNIDPNKFTIGIGQDKMAFAPVTQDSVTMGANAAKQILDEEDLKAIDLVILATESGIDESKAGAVYIHRLLGIQPFSRSIEIKEACYGATAGINLAKDYVAKHSESKVLVIGSDIARYGLATAGEATQGAGAVAMVISANPRCITLEDDNVFYTEDIMDFWRPVYSEYACVEGKYSTEQYIHFFDTIWTKYTEKFNRNLEDFAAICFHLPYTKMGKKALDLIIKTAPSEVQEKLLENYRLSTLYSRNIGNIYTGSLYLSFISLLDHQDSLQENDKIGFFSYGSGAVAEFFHGVLQADYKKYIRKNEHAELLNNRTKLSVADYETKFKQQLPKDGSTLEIDPASDPAEIMLTGIQDHKRQYLKK, encoded by the coding sequence ATGAAAATTGGAATTGATAAAATAGGTTTTTATACTCCTGCGTTTTATGTTGATATGGTTGAACTTGCTGAAGCTAGAAATATTGATCCTAATAAATTTACGATTGGAATAGGTCAAGATAAAATGGCTTTTGCTCCTGTTACCCAAGACTCTGTTACGATGGGTGCGAATGCAGCTAAACAAATTTTAGATGAAGAAGATTTGAAAGCGATTGATTTAGTGATTTTAGCAACAGAATCTGGTATTGATGAATCAAAAGCAGGTGCTGTTTATATTCATCGCTTACTTGGAATTCAACCTTTCTCGCGTTCCATTGAAATTAAAGAAGCTTGTTATGGAGCAACTGCAGGGATTAATTTGGCAAAAGACTACGTAGCAAAACATTCAGAAAGTAAAGTACTGGTTATCGGTTCTGATATTGCCCGCTACGGCCTTGCTACAGCTGGTGAAGCTACTCAAGGTGCCGGGGCTGTGGCAATGGTTATTTCTGCTAATCCACGCTGTATCACTCTTGAAGACGACAATGTGTTTTATACAGAAGATATCATGGATTTTTGGCGCCCTGTTTATTCTGAGTATGCTTGCGTGGAAGGTAAATATTCAACCGAACAATATATCCATTTCTTTGATACAATTTGGACAAAATATACGGAAAAATTCAATCGAAACTTAGAAGATTTCGCAGCAATTTGCTTCCATTTACCTTATACAAAAATGGGAAAAAAAGCATTAGACTTAATTATTAAGACGGCTCCGAGTGAAGTTCAGGAAAAATTACTAGAAAATTACCGACTAAGCACACTTTATAGCCGGAATATCGGTAATATTTATACTGGTTCGTTATATTTAAGTTTTATCTCATTATTAGACCATCAAGATAGTTTACAAGAAAATGATAAAATTGGTTTCTTTAGTTATGGTTCTGGTGCTGTTGCGGAGTTTTTCCATGGCGTACTACAAGCAGACTATAAAAAATATATCCGAAAAAATGAACATGCTGAACTGCTGAATAATCGAACAAAATTATCTGTTGCTGATTACGAAACGAAATTTAAGCAACAATTACCAAAAGATGGTTCTACACTTGAAATTGATCCAGCAAGCGATCCAGCTGAAATTATGCTGACAGGGATTCAAGATCACAAGCGACAATATTTAAAGAAATAA
- a CDS encoding VanZ family protein: protein MKRYFIILILPIISIFTAVAMYFSWFQGWLYFYLKHVMASVSYMGYITVGITALLLYFVAVQLVNWKINKALLVLCYTIYFGILLCLLFGKASNTQGFSSDTFGFIDTFLSGNLRVIIVGNVLAFIPIGFLLKKAGIIKALLYATMLIFAVEGAQYILHVGFFDTGDVFLNVSGIMLGYVIIRFLHLGSSRRLKIKPTS from the coding sequence ATGAAACGATACTTTATAATTTTAATTCTACCAATAATTTCTATTTTCACTGCGGTGGCTATGTATTTTTCCTGGTTCCAAGGCTGGCTTTATTTTTACTTAAAGCATGTAATGGCATCAGTTAGTTATATGGGCTACATTACAGTTGGTATCACGGCCTTATTACTTTACTTTGTTGCTGTTCAATTAGTCAATTGGAAAATTAATAAAGCATTACTAGTTCTTTGCTACACGATTTATTTTGGAATATTACTTTGTTTATTATTTGGAAAAGCATCTAATACACAAGGGTTTTCAAGTGATACTTTTGGATTTATCGATACTTTCTTGTCGGGTAATTTACGTGTGATAATCGTTGGAAATGTGCTTGCATTTATTCCGATTGGTTTTCTACTAAAAAAAGCAGGTATTATCAAAGCGTTACTTTATGCGACAATGCTGATTTTTGCAGTAGAAGGGGCTCAATATATTTTACACGTAGGTTTCTTTGATACAGGAGATGTTTTCTTAAATGTTTCTGGCATTATGCTTGGGTATGTGATTATTCGTTTTTTGCACTTAGGAAGTAGTAGAAGACTCAAAATAAAACCGACTAGCTGA